In Desulfurococcaceae archaeon, one genomic interval encodes:
- the purT gene encoding formate-dependent phosphoribosylglycinamide formyltransferase, with protein sequence MNPRTSLPLTSIYKPVKFLLLGGGELGKEVAIEAARLGVEVVVVDRYDNAPAMLVAQRKYVIDMLNYNALKSIVYRENPDVIVPEIEAINADALVDLEEEGYFVAPNANAVKIAMNRVELRKFAHEVVGLPTTRYAFAESPEEAVNGCEKVGYPCIIKPEMSSSGHGHVKITEPSKEGVVKAYEYAIAHARGKGRKVVIEEYVNLETEFTVLTYRYLGTGGNVVTDACDPVEHWRYGEYHYIESWQPSPRPKEVLEVARSIASKIVNALGGLGIFGVEIFLTKEGRVLFSEVAPRPHDTGMVTMATQELSEFAIHVRALLGLPVPKPRILTPGASIALYVDEDSKWNCVLEGVYKALETPGVDIRIFGKPQTYRGRRMAVILARGTTVEDALNKARSAKKLLQPKCTW encoded by the coding sequence ATGAACCCTAGAACTAGTTTACCTCTAACCTCCATATACAAACCAGTAAAGTTTTTACTACTAGGTGGAGGGGAGCTTGGAAAAGAAGTCGCGATAGAGGCAGCCCGGCTCGGAGTAGAGGTTGTTGTCGTAGATAGGTATGATAACGCGCCGGCAATGCTCGTCGCGCAGAGGAAGTATGTAATAGACATGCTGAACTACAATGCGCTGAAGTCTATAGTGTACCGTGAAAACCCGGACGTAATAGTACCTGAAATCGAGGCGATAAACGCGGACGCCCTCGTAGACCTCGAAGAAGAAGGCTACTTCGTTGCGCCGAACGCGAACGCGGTGAAAATAGCAATGAATAGAGTTGAACTGAGGAAATTCGCGCACGAGGTGGTCGGGTTGCCTACCACGAGGTACGCCTTCGCGGAATCGCCTGAAGAAGCGGTAAACGGTTGTGAGAAGGTGGGCTATCCATGCATCATCAAACCCGAAATGAGTAGTAGTGGTCACGGGCACGTAAAGATAACCGAACCCAGTAAAGAGGGTGTTGTAAAGGCGTACGAATACGCGATCGCCCATGCCAGAGGTAAGGGCAGGAAGGTGGTAATTGAAGAGTACGTTAATCTCGAAACAGAATTCACTGTACTAACCTACAGGTACCTGGGTACAGGCGGGAACGTGGTAACAGATGCCTGCGATCCGGTAGAACATTGGAGGTACGGGGAATACCACTACATAGAGTCATGGCAGCCGTCTCCGAGGCCTAAGGAAGTGCTAGAGGTGGCAAGAAGCATTGCCTCGAAGATAGTCAACGCGCTTGGGGGTCTTGGCATTTTCGGCGTGGAGATCTTCCTGACAAAAGAGGGAAGGGTATTGTTCAGCGAGGTGGCCCCGAGGCCTCACGATACCGGGATGGTGACCATGGCTACCCAGGAACTGAGCGAGTTTGCAATACACGTTAGAGCATTACTCGGACTACCCGTGCCTAAGCCGCGGATACTAACGCCTGGAGCCAGCATAGCTCTCTACGTAGACGAGGACTCTAAGTGGAATTGCGTTCTCGAGGGGGTATACAAGGCCCTTGAAACACCCGGTGTTGATATCAGAATCTTCGGTAAGCCTCAAACGTACAGAGGGAGAAGGATGGCAGTAATACTGGCTAGAGGTACTACGGTGGAAGATGCATTGAATAAGGCTAGGAGTGCAAAGAAATTACTGCAACCAAAGTGCACATGGTGA
- the purQ gene encoding phosphoribosylformylglycinamidine synthase subunit PurQ — protein MARVAVVSFPGTNCDEDVVVAVHETTGLHAEVVWYTEYKAGIYDATILPGGFSYGDWLRAGAVAARTKTIDELRKDVENGTPVLGICNGFQILVEAELLPGALLANESGRFICRWIKTRVKNPKGPWLRLVKDNQEIHMPVAHGEGRYYIHEEEYAKIIASASPVIYYLEGNNPNGSVHDIAGVGSANGQVLGLMPHPERASNRSLAPRGFTANGHLLFKSLEKSLKEGW, from the coding sequence GTGGCGAGAGTAGCAGTAGTTAGTTTTCCTGGAACAAACTGCGACGAAGATGTTGTTGTCGCCGTACACGAAACGACCGGCCTTCACGCAGAAGTGGTGTGGTACACGGAGTATAAGGCTGGAATCTACGACGCCACGATCCTTCCCGGGGGGTTTAGCTATGGAGACTGGTTACGCGCCGGAGCAGTTGCAGCTAGAACAAAGACGATAGACGAGCTGAGAAAGGACGTGGAGAACGGAACTCCCGTTCTCGGTATTTGTAATGGCTTCCAAATACTCGTAGAAGCGGAGCTCTTACCCGGCGCGCTACTAGCTAATGAAAGCGGTAGGTTCATATGTAGATGGATTAAGACAAGGGTTAAAAATCCCAAAGGGCCGTGGCTAAGGCTCGTGAAAGACAACCAGGAAATACACATGCCAGTTGCGCACGGTGAGGGAAGGTACTACATACACGAAGAAGAATACGCTAAAATAATAGCCAGTGCAAGCCCGGTAATATATTACCTGGAAGGCAATAACCCTAACGGAAGCGTACACGACATAGCTGGTGTAGGAAGCGCCAACGGGCAGGTTCTAGGGCTCATGCCCCACCCCGAAAGGGCTAGTAATAGGAGCCTGGCACCACGCGGATTCACCGCCAACGGGCACCTTCTCTTCAAAAGCTTAGAGAAAAGCCTCAAAGAGGGGTGGTAA
- a CDS encoding amidophosphoribosyltransferase: MCGIVAVYGPRDYVGTFFTLIKMLINLQHRGQEGFGISVLHKDGSFRVIRTTMTPTPYLDRYKFKLTNSLSGVDAVGGVAHTRYSTTGVYDYPVQPVLVKAPKMKFSLVFNGTITNYVEILNNVREERRSVEYTPVNRGLNDAVALSLLMSRLMAEHKYDVVEAMKDLPLHVTGAYNVIVFTNEPRLVVAKDPRGFHPLVYSYKDGELYVASENISLEVMDLTKWFEVKPGEVLSYDGHGLEAHYMNATVETTPCVFEYIYFSRPDTTFNDVSVYEVRFRMGRLLAEVAPVNADVVVPIPEGGRIIALGYSKKTGIEVHEGLIINRYLGRGFIVSPARREAVTSLKYGIVGDVVNGKRVVLIDDSIVRGTTLKHLIKRLKERGAREVHVRIASPPFKCPCFMGIDVASTRELIYDTSGGEVAKELGADSVVYNTLDNVVKAVGLPSVCHACFSCNYPFQVKQDWFKVFEQRCCI, from the coding sequence ATGTGCGGTATCGTCGCCGTTTATGGTCCAAGAGATTACGTCGGCACGTTTTTCACCCTTATAAAAATGCTGATAAATCTGCAACACAGAGGTCAAGAAGGCTTCGGTATTAGTGTACTGCATAAAGACGGCTCTTTCCGGGTAATCAGAACTACTATGACTCCCACCCCGTACCTCGACAGGTATAAATTCAAGCTCACAAATTCACTTAGCGGCGTGGACGCTGTTGGTGGAGTAGCGCATACAAGGTACTCCACCACCGGCGTATACGATTACCCGGTTCAACCAGTACTCGTTAAGGCCCCGAAAATGAAGTTCTCGCTAGTATTCAATGGGACTATAACAAACTACGTCGAGATACTGAACAATGTGAGGGAGGAAAGAAGAAGCGTAGAATACACACCGGTGAATAGAGGGTTGAATGATGCCGTGGCGTTGTCACTACTCATGAGCAGGTTGATGGCCGAGCATAAGTACGATGTGGTAGAGGCCATGAAGGATCTGCCGCTCCACGTAACGGGAGCGTACAACGTTATCGTTTTTACGAATGAACCAAGGTTAGTTGTAGCCAAGGATCCCCGCGGATTCCACCCACTAGTATACAGCTACAAGGATGGTGAACTCTATGTCGCATCCGAAAATATCAGCCTAGAAGTGATGGACTTAACCAAGTGGTTCGAGGTTAAACCCGGTGAGGTGCTATCTTATGATGGGCATGGTCTCGAAGCGCACTACATGAACGCAACCGTAGAAACCACTCCCTGCGTCTTCGAATACATATACTTCAGTAGGCCTGACACCACTTTTAACGATGTAAGCGTGTACGAGGTGAGGTTTAGGATGGGCAGGTTGCTTGCTGAAGTAGCTCCCGTAAACGCCGACGTGGTGGTGCCCATACCCGAGGGTGGTAGGATCATAGCCTTAGGTTACAGCAAGAAGACCGGGATCGAAGTGCACGAGGGCTTGATCATAAACAGGTACCTTGGGAGGGGCTTCATAGTGTCACCTGCACGCCGGGAAGCCGTTACTTCGTTAAAATACGGAATTGTAGGTGACGTAGTGAACGGTAAACGGGTAGTTTTGATAGATGACTCCATTGTGAGGGGAACTACATTGAAGCACCTGATCAAGAGGCTGAAAGAGCGGGGTGCACGCGAAGTTCATGTGAGAATAGCATCTCCACCTTTCAAGTGCCCGTGTTTCATGGGCATAGACGTCGCCTCGACCAGAGAACTAATATATGATACAAGTGGTGGCGAGGTGGCCAAGGAGCTGGGAGCCGACAGCGTTGTGTATAATACGCTAGACAACGTCGTTAAAGCGGTTGGGTTACCCAGTGTCTGTCATGCGTGTTTTTCATGTAACTATCCGTTCCAAGTCAAGCAAGACTGGTTCAAGGTCTTCGAGCAGAGGTGTTGTATTTGA
- the purS gene encoding phosphoribosylformylglycinamidine synthase subunit PurS, translating to MKALVLYNVGVVVRYKRELRDPESEVIYKDLILRKGYKSVKKLEVGKFFNMWIEAGSPEEAINTVKHMCKELRLYNPVVQEIEVMLRGESSSS from the coding sequence GTGAAGGCCTTGGTATTATATAATGTCGGGGTAGTAGTGCGCTACAAGAGGGAGTTAAGAGATCCGGAGAGCGAGGTAATATACAAGGACCTCATCCTAAGGAAAGGATACAAATCAGTGAAGAAGCTCGAAGTGGGCAAGTTCTTCAATATGTGGATTGAAGCCGGTTCACCCGAAGAGGCGATCAACACCGTTAAGCACATGTGTAAGGAACTCAGACTATACAATCCCGTCGTGCAGGAAATCGAGGTGATGCTTCGTGGCGAGAGTAGCAGTAGTTAG
- the purD gene encoding phosphoribosylamine--glycine ligase has translation MRVLIIGSGAREHAIAKLVLKSTHPVRIYSLSDYANPGLKRACEITGGVVFLGKTTSPYAALKAAEESSPDLIVVGPEEPQFSGVVDALKDRGFAVFGATKNLARIEQNKVYARSFMWKHNIPGRLFFQAFKSLEEAEEFMKFSGDVVVKPARQVGGKGVRVLKDTKAYLNKSEVKLSATGSIMREIERYEDIEYKILVEQRVEGVEYTVHLITDGTAYVALPAIQDHPHAYDHDIGPETGGMGCIAGPGWVPPFLTMEEFKRSVSIVGEVLGKLAEEVSEAYTGVLAGQMMLTWVWGPTIIEFYSRFGDPEISALLPILKSDFLEVLEKAASRKLSSVKLEIDESRVAVVKAIAPVGYPVDRHSAQGHPVTVNEAGIAEQGCDVVYGSVSLENGKLITMGSRIVEVICGDESYEKAYIKSENSMQFVNTLDGWPLFHRSDIGSPELVQRRMQVAERTRRVYKYREERGLLGKLYVWLPSKGLVSNPLIMLMGGYHEP, from the coding sequence GTGAGGGTTTTGATAATAGGTTCAGGTGCACGTGAACACGCTATTGCGAAACTCGTGCTTAAGAGTACCCATCCAGTGAGAATATACTCGCTCTCGGACTACGCAAATCCAGGTTTGAAGAGAGCGTGCGAGATAACTGGAGGTGTGGTCTTCCTGGGGAAAACCACCAGCCCTTACGCCGCCCTTAAGGCGGCAGAGGAGTCTTCGCCGGACTTGATAGTCGTGGGCCCCGAAGAGCCGCAGTTCAGCGGGGTGGTCGACGCGCTGAAGGATAGGGGGTTCGCGGTGTTCGGGGCAACGAAAAACCTAGCCAGGATAGAGCAGAATAAGGTCTATGCGAGGAGCTTCATGTGGAAACACAACATCCCCGGCAGGCTCTTCTTCCAGGCATTTAAGAGCCTCGAAGAAGCGGAGGAATTCATGAAGTTTTCCGGTGACGTTGTGGTGAAGCCAGCAAGACAGGTTGGGGGTAAGGGCGTTAGGGTGCTGAAAGACACTAAGGCGTATTTAAACAAGAGCGAGGTGAAGCTGAGCGCTACTGGTAGCATAATGCGCGAAATAGAAAGGTACGAGGACATTGAGTACAAAATCCTCGTTGAGCAGAGAGTTGAAGGCGTCGAATACACAGTCCACCTGATCACGGACGGAACGGCCTACGTCGCATTACCCGCTATACAAGATCACCCTCACGCTTACGACCACGATATAGGCCCCGAGACGGGTGGAATGGGGTGCATAGCCGGGCCGGGCTGGGTGCCCCCCTTCCTGACCATGGAGGAATTCAAGAGAAGCGTCTCAATAGTAGGCGAGGTTCTCGGGAAGCTTGCAGAGGAAGTGAGCGAGGCATACACTGGCGTCTTGGCCGGGCAGATGATGCTGACCTGGGTGTGGGGCCCCACGATCATAGAATTCTACAGTAGGTTTGGAGATCCCGAAATCTCCGCCCTCCTTCCCATACTAAAATCAGACTTTTTGGAAGTACTTGAAAAAGCTGCATCGAGGAAGCTGAGTAGTGTAAAGCTGGAAATAGATGAAAGCAGAGTAGCCGTAGTGAAAGCGATCGCCCCCGTGGGTTATCCAGTTGACAGGCATAGCGCTCAAGGACACCCGGTAACAGTAAACGAGGCAGGCATTGCCGAGCAGGGGTGTGACGTAGTGTACGGTAGTGTAAGCTTGGAGAACGGCAAGCTGATAACGATGGGTTCCAGGATCGTTGAAGTGATTTGCGGTGATGAGTCCTACGAGAAGGCGTATATCAAGTCCGAAAACTCGATGCAGTTCGTGAACACGCTAGACGGCTGGCCACTTTTCCATAGAAGCGATATCGGCTCCCCCGAACTAGTTCAGAGGAGAATGCAGGTGGCCGAGAGAACGAGAAGAGTATACAAGTACAGGGAGGAACGAGGCCTTCTCGGAAAGCTGTACGTGTGGTTACCGTCGAAGGGGCTAGTCTCGAACCCGCTGATCATGCTTATGGGTGGGTACCATGAACCCTAG
- a CDS encoding phosphoribosylformylglycinamidine cyclo-ligase codes for MKYSDAGVNLDVHRLMHRVARDTATRLSELTGIRIKNMEGYAPSINFGNVELNIHVDGVGTKTLVLLKTGKMRTAGWDCVAMNANDVACDGFKILALSDYIALESSNLALFEEVMKGIEEALVQIKAPLLSGETAIMPGLVKGIDVVCITLSYREKERANRAESGDVALGVSSSGLHANGYSLVRKIVEERLGGDYTAVVNGINLGEELSKPTALYYNLVHELREKGLITAAVHITGGGWSKLKRVLGETLDFELEPPEPPSIFKLLIESGDVPVSEAYRVFNMGIGLVLFTKPHTLQTVAGIVEGHGFEPHVLGTVKPGSGRIAIKPSWARGEIVEF; via the coding sequence TTGAAGTACTCCGACGCCGGCGTTAACCTCGACGTGCACAGGTTAATGCACAGAGTGGCTAGGGATACCGCTACGAGGCTCTCCGAGTTAACCGGTATTCGCATCAAGAACATGGAAGGATATGCTCCCTCAATAAACTTTGGAAACGTGGAACTAAACATCCACGTTGACGGGGTGGGTACAAAAACCCTGGTATTATTGAAAACCGGAAAGATGAGAACAGCCGGCTGGGATTGCGTTGCGATGAACGCTAATGACGTTGCTTGCGATGGATTTAAAATACTGGCGTTATCAGACTACATAGCCCTGGAGTCATCGAATCTGGCACTATTTGAAGAGGTAATGAAGGGTATTGAGGAAGCACTCGTACAGATTAAAGCCCCGCTCCTTTCAGGCGAAACGGCAATAATGCCGGGACTAGTTAAGGGCATTGACGTTGTCTGCATAACGCTTAGTTATAGGGAGAAAGAACGCGCTAACAGGGCAGAATCGGGTGACGTAGCGTTAGGTGTGAGCAGTAGTGGCTTGCACGCAAACGGATATAGTCTGGTTAGAAAAATAGTTGAAGAGAGGCTGGGTGGAGACTACACCGCAGTGGTCAACGGAATCAACCTGGGAGAAGAGCTATCAAAGCCTACTGCCCTCTACTATAACCTAGTTCACGAGCTCAGGGAGAAGGGCCTCATAACGGCTGCCGTACACATAACAGGAGGGGGATGGAGTAAGCTCAAAAGGGTACTGGGTGAGACGCTGGACTTCGAACTAGAACCGCCTGAACCCCCCTCTATATTCAAGCTCCTGATCGAGAGCGGTGATGTGCCCGTAAGTGAAGCCTACAGGGTTTTTAACATGGGTATAGGTCTCGTACTGTTTACAAAACCACACACGCTACAAACAGTTGCCGGCATCGTCGAGGGCCACGGCTTCGAACCTCACGTTCTGGGAACGGTTAAGCCCGGTTCCGGGAGAATCGCGATTAAGCCTTCATGGGCTCGGGGTGAAATCGTTGAGTTCTAG
- the purL gene encoding phosphoribosylformylglycinamidine synthase subunit PurL: MVNTPLNEKEVEEIKNILSREPTIEELAMFEAQWSEHCSYKSSRPLLKLLHTRGDHVLVGPGRDAAAVEVYPDTVVILKIESHNHPSAVEPYSGAATGIGGVVRDVLTLGAKPIALLDLLYMGNPKDPHANWLIKGIVKGISDYGNRIGIPTLAGDTWFDDAFNKQPLVNVGCIGLVSRDVLIAVINTSIEDGDLVVVYGNPTGRDGLLGSSFASKALSEDVSKEIGAVQIGDPLTEKLLINATLELIKNSVVKFVKDLGGGGLTTALSETLAEFDRGAEIELTRLHLRTNLTPLEILVSESQERMLVIVSPDKLDELKRVLEKYELRFSVIGVVNKTGRLRAYYNGKLVADVPVKELAKPRSIRRESEPPPEALRGLKPVYNLPRVSLEDAILKVFSSLAIVSRKWIYEQYDHEVGVRTVIKPGLGDAAVLRVNPEDKYDLRGIAVKGDANPRYTSLDPFNGAANVVCECFRNLVAVGSTPLAFVDEVNAGNPEKPWHFWYFEMMIKGLSWITSELNTPVVGGKVSFYNEDARGVQVKPTLTVIGVGRIDDVSRAKTFDFKSSNSLILVAGTTYPELGGSEFLKSLFNVEEGEIPRPRPLSELRAFNLVRELVEEDLVISVHDVGVGGLITALLEMNVTGKIGGIVEVSAIPHNGCDIVELLFSETQARYILEIDQGALDEVKRIASKHGVEIGVIGRTLDTPCVKVMNRSKEIANLDLGGLVDTYYNKLVREMEEL, translated from the coding sequence GTGGTAAATACGCCACTGAACGAGAAGGAAGTAGAGGAGATTAAGAACATTCTCTCGAGAGAACCCACGATAGAAGAGCTAGCAATGTTCGAAGCGCAGTGGAGCGAACACTGCTCCTACAAAAGTAGCAGACCATTGCTGAAATTACTACACACTAGAGGAGATCACGTGCTCGTGGGCCCGGGTAGAGATGCGGCGGCTGTGGAAGTATACCCGGATACGGTGGTGATCTTAAAAATAGAAAGCCATAACCACCCCTCAGCTGTCGAACCCTATAGCGGCGCGGCAACGGGTATTGGAGGCGTAGTGAGGGATGTCCTAACACTAGGCGCCAAGCCCATAGCGTTGCTCGACCTACTGTACATGGGTAACCCCAAAGACCCCCATGCTAACTGGTTAATAAAAGGCATAGTGAAAGGCATAAGTGACTATGGTAATAGAATAGGGATACCAACGCTTGCCGGCGATACGTGGTTTGACGATGCATTCAATAAGCAACCACTCGTAAACGTTGGTTGCATAGGCTTAGTAAGCAGAGACGTGTTGATAGCTGTCATAAACACCTCGATCGAGGACGGCGACCTTGTAGTTGTATACGGCAATCCCACGGGCAGGGACGGCCTACTGGGAAGTAGCTTCGCTTCCAAGGCGTTGAGCGAAGATGTCTCCAAGGAAATAGGCGCGGTCCAAATAGGTGATCCGCTGACCGAGAAGCTACTAATTAACGCCACATTAGAGCTCATTAAAAACAGCGTAGTTAAGTTCGTTAAAGACCTCGGTGGGGGTGGACTCACGACAGCGCTTAGTGAGACGCTAGCAGAGTTTGATAGGGGAGCCGAAATAGAGCTCACGCGCTTACACCTCAGAACAAACCTTACGCCGCTCGAAATACTAGTGTCCGAGAGCCAGGAGAGAATGCTCGTTATCGTGTCTCCCGACAAGCTAGATGAGCTAAAACGAGTCCTAGAAAAGTACGAGTTAAGGTTTTCAGTAATAGGTGTAGTTAACAAGACCGGTAGGCTAAGGGCTTACTACAATGGTAAACTAGTAGCAGATGTACCTGTCAAAGAGCTGGCTAAGCCGCGCAGTATAAGGCGTGAATCGGAACCCCCGCCTGAAGCACTGAGAGGATTGAAGCCTGTTTACAATTTACCGCGGGTAAGCCTTGAAGACGCGATTTTAAAGGTGTTCTCCTCCCTTGCCATCGTGTCTAGGAAATGGATCTACGAGCAGTACGATCACGAAGTCGGCGTTAGAACGGTTATAAAGCCGGGTCTTGGCGATGCCGCGGTGCTCAGGGTAAACCCAGAAGACAAATACGACTTACGTGGCATAGCGGTTAAAGGTGATGCTAACCCGAGATATACGAGCTTAGATCCCTTCAACGGCGCTGCCAATGTCGTGTGTGAGTGCTTCAGGAACCTGGTAGCGGTGGGCTCTACCCCATTAGCATTCGTAGACGAGGTTAATGCTGGTAACCCGGAGAAACCGTGGCACTTCTGGTACTTCGAAATGATGATTAAAGGCCTCTCCTGGATTACCAGCGAGTTAAACACGCCGGTAGTAGGTGGCAAGGTAAGTTTTTACAATGAAGATGCGCGTGGTGTGCAGGTCAAGCCGACGCTCACTGTTATAGGGGTAGGCAGAATCGATGACGTGTCTAGGGCAAAAACATTCGACTTTAAGTCCAGCAATTCGTTAATACTCGTTGCAGGGACAACCTACCCGGAGCTCGGCGGCTCTGAATTCCTAAAATCGCTGTTCAACGTGGAGGAAGGAGAAATACCTAGACCTAGACCCCTCAGCGAGCTAAGGGCATTTAACCTTGTAAGAGAACTCGTGGAAGAGGACCTCGTGATCTCGGTACACGACGTGGGAGTGGGCGGGCTCATAACGGCATTGCTGGAAATGAATGTTACCGGGAAAATAGGAGGAATAGTGGAGGTCTCTGCTATTCCTCACAATGGCTGTGACATCGTAGAGCTATTATTTTCCGAGACGCAAGCGCGCTACATACTAGAAATAGATCAAGGCGCACTGGACGAGGTGAAGAGGATTGCCTCTAAGCACGGTGTTGAAATAGGTGTAATTGGAAGGACATTGGATACCCCGTGCGTTAAAGTGATGAACAGGTCAAAGGAGATAGCTAACCTAGATCTTGGCGGCCTGGTTGATACTTACTACAACAAGCTAGTAAGAGAAATGGAGGAGTTGTAG